From the Lathyrus oleraceus cultivar Zhongwan6 chromosome 4, CAAS_Psat_ZW6_1.0, whole genome shotgun sequence genome, one window contains:
- the LOC127075315 gene encoding putative pentatricopeptide repeat-containing protein At1g53330: protein MATSKPISPFRLSSLLRSQKDPSLAFQLFLNPNLQNRPFHYSLLSYDLIITKLGRAKMLPQMELILQQLHNDTRHRVPEPLLCHVISFYARARQPSRAIQTFLSIPSFRCTPTLKSFNSLLNALLTCRQFQTIAQFSSRLAQFAPPNTCTYNILIRSSFFQGHVIRALELFDEMRNKGVRPDEVTFGTLIHGLCKNSRLHEAFQMKKLMLEEFKLKPCVSVYTNLVKGVCEIGELDWAFRIKDEMDRKNLRLDAVVYNTLINALFKAGRKEDALRVLEEMKESGCHWNSVTCNVMIGEFCREKNFEEAYRILDGVEDVKPDVFGYNMVIGWLCREGKWSEANALFQDMPRRKYVPDVVTYRTLFDGLCRGMQFREAAFVLDEMLFKGYVPLSKSVNKFVGALCKEGNFELLSTVLTALASKGDFCNEGIWNAVVSVVCNQEKLAVEPFEIFDALVVA from the coding sequence ATGGCCACTTCAAAACCAATATCTCCGTTTCGACTATCCTCCCTCCTCCGTTCCCAAAAGGACCCATCACTCGCATTCCAACTCTTCCTCAACCCCAATCTTCAAAACCGCCCATTCCACTATTCCCTCCTCTCCTACGACCTCATCATCACAAAACTCGGCCGCGCCAAAATGCTCCCTCAAATGGAACTCATTCTCCAACAACTCCACAACGACACTCGCCACCGCGTCCCTGAACCCCTCCTCTGCCACGTCATCTCCTTCTACGCACGTGCCCGTCAACCTTCACGTGCCATCCAAACCTTCCTCTCCATCCCCTCCTTCCGCTGCACCCCTACTCTCAAATCATTCAACTCCCTCCTCAATGCTCTCCTCACCTGCCGCCAATTCCAAACAATAGCTCAATTCTCTTCCCGTTTAGCCCAATTTGCCCCCCCAAACACCTGCACCTACAACATCCTCATCCGGTCATCCTTCTTTCAAGGCCACGTAATTCGCGCCTTGGAACTGTTCGATGAAATGCGCAACAAAGGTGTCCGTCCCGACGAGGTCACGTTCGGGACCTTAATCCACGGGCTTTGCAAGAATTCGCGCCTGCATGAAGCTTTCCAAATGAAAAAATTGATGCTTGAGGAGTTCAAGTTGAAGCCCTGTGTTTCTGTTTACACTAACTTGGTTAAAGGAGTTTGCGAGATTGGGGAACTTGATTGGGCGTTTAGGATCAAGGATGAGATGGATAGGAAGAACTTGAGATTGGATGCAGTTGTTTATAACACTTTGATCAATGCGCTTTTTAAGGCGGGGAGAAAGGAAGATGCCTTAAGGGTTTTGGAGGAAATGAAGGAGAGTGGTTGCCATTGGAATTCAGTTACTTGTAATGTAATGATTGGGGAGTTTTGTAGAGAGAAGAATTTTGAAGAAGCTTATAGGATTTTGGATGGGGTGGAAGACGTTAAGCCTGATGTATTTGGTTACAATATGGTGATTGGTTGGTTGTGTAGAGAAGGCAAATGGAGTGAAGCAAATGCTTTGTTTCAGGATATGCCGCGACGAAAGTATGTTCCCGATGTTGTCACTTACCGCACACTGTTTGATGGGCTTTGCCGGGGGATGCAGTTCCGGGAAGCTGCATTTGTCTTGGATGAGATGTTGTTTAAAGGGTATGTTCCCCTTTCCAAGAGTGTGAACAAATTTGTTGGTGCCTTGTGCAAGGAAGGGAACTTTGAGTTGTTGTCTACAGTTTTGACTGCGTTGGCAAGTAAAGGAGATTTTTGCAATGAGGGTATATGGAATGCTGTAGTTTCTGTGGTTTGCAACCAGGAGAAGTTAGCTGTAGAACCATTTGAAATTTTTGATGCCTTGGTGGTGGCATGA